The following are encoded together in the Xanthomonas sacchari genome:
- a CDS encoding carboxyl transferase domain-containing protein: MSAIQTQLQPGSDAFAANAAALRAVVDDLHATQARIALGGSEAARAKHQARGKLLVRERIDALLDPGSAFLEIAPLAALGLYDDEVPCAGVVAGIGRVSGVECVIVANDATVKGGTYYPMTVKKHLRAQEIALQNRLPCIYLVDSGGAFLPLQDEVFPDRDHFGRIFYNQANLSAQGIAQIACVMGSCTAGGAYVPAMSDETVIVREQGTIFLGGPPLVKAATGEDVSAEDLGGADVHTRISGVADHFADNDLQALARVRAIVSQLNWRKPAPALALRTPEPPLYPAEELYGVIPADPRKPFDVREVIARVVDGSRLDEFKARYGTTLVTGFAHIHGYPVGIVANNGILFSESALKGAHFIELCAQRGIPLVFLQNITGFMVGRKYEHGGIAKDGAKLVMAVACAKVPKFTVVIGGSFGAGNYGMCGRAYSPNFLWMWPNARIGVMGGEQAASVLATVRRDGIAAKGGQWSDAEEAAFKAPIREQFERQGHPYYASARLWDDGVIDPAQTRRVLGLGLSAALNAPAEPSRFGVFRM; the protein is encoded by the coding sequence ATGAGCGCGATCCAGACCCAGTTGCAACCCGGCAGCGACGCCTTCGCCGCCAATGCCGCCGCGCTGCGCGCGGTGGTCGACGACCTGCACGCCACCCAGGCGCGCATCGCCCTGGGCGGCAGCGAAGCCGCCCGCGCCAAGCACCAGGCGCGCGGCAAGCTGCTGGTGCGCGAGCGCATCGACGCCCTGCTCGACCCGGGCAGCGCGTTCCTGGAGATCGCGCCGCTGGCGGCGCTGGGCCTGTACGACGACGAGGTGCCGTGCGCCGGCGTGGTCGCCGGCATCGGCCGCGTCTCCGGTGTGGAATGCGTGATCGTGGCCAACGACGCCACGGTCAAGGGCGGCACCTACTACCCGATGACGGTGAAGAAACACCTGCGCGCGCAGGAGATCGCCCTGCAGAACCGGCTGCCGTGCATCTACCTGGTCGATTCCGGCGGCGCGTTTTTGCCGCTGCAGGACGAGGTGTTTCCCGACCGCGACCACTTCGGCCGGATCTTCTACAACCAGGCCAACCTCTCGGCGCAGGGCATCGCCCAGATCGCCTGCGTGATGGGCTCGTGCACCGCCGGCGGCGCCTACGTGCCGGCGATGAGCGACGAGACGGTGATCGTGCGTGAGCAGGGCACGATCTTCCTCGGCGGCCCGCCGCTGGTGAAGGCCGCCACCGGCGAGGACGTCAGCGCCGAGGACCTCGGCGGCGCCGATGTGCACACGCGCATCTCCGGCGTGGCCGACCACTTCGCCGACAACGACCTGCAGGCGCTGGCGCGGGTGCGCGCGATCGTCTCCCAGCTCAACTGGCGCAAGCCGGCCCCCGCTCTGGCGCTGCGCACGCCGGAGCCGCCGCTGTATCCGGCCGAGGAACTGTACGGGGTGATCCCGGCCGACCCGCGCAAGCCGTTCGACGTGCGCGAGGTGATCGCGCGGGTGGTGGACGGCTCGCGCCTGGACGAATTCAAGGCGCGCTACGGCACCACGCTGGTCACCGGCTTTGCGCACATCCACGGCTATCCGGTGGGCATCGTTGCCAACAACGGCATCCTGTTCTCCGAGTCGGCGCTGAAGGGCGCGCACTTCATCGAGCTGTGCGCGCAGCGCGGCATTCCGCTGGTATTCCTGCAGAACATCACCGGCTTCATGGTCGGCCGCAAGTACGAGCACGGCGGCATCGCCAAGGACGGCGCCAAGCTGGTGATGGCGGTGGCCTGCGCCAAGGTACCCAAGTTCACGGTGGTGATCGGCGGTTCGTTCGGCGCCGGCAACTACGGCATGTGCGGCCGCGCGTATTCACCGAATTTCCTGTGGATGTGGCCGAACGCACGCATCGGGGTGATGGGCGGCGAGCAGGCGGCCAGCGTGCTGGCGACGGTGCGCCGCGACGGCATCGCGGCCAAGGGCGGGCAGTGGTCGGACGCGGAGGAGGCGGCGTTCAAGGCGCCGATCCGCGAGCAGTTCGAGCGGCAGGGCCATCCTTACTACGCCAGTGCGCGGTTGTGGGACGACGGGGTGATCGATCCGGCGCAGACGCGGCGGGTGCTGGGGTTGGGCTTATCCGCGGCGTTGAATGCGCCGGCGGAGCCGAGCCGGTTCGGGGTGTTCCGGATGTGA
- a CDS encoding isovaleryl-CoA dehydrogenase: protein MLMPSLNFELGEEVDLLRDSVAAFAAREIAPLAEQADRDNAFPAPLWRKLGEQGLLGLTVEEEYGGSAMGYLAHVVAMEEISRACGAIGLSYGAHSNLCVNQLRKNASPAQKARYLPKLCSGEHVGALAMSEPGAGSDVVSMKLRAEARGDRYVLNGNKMWITNGPDADVLVVYAKTDPSGGARGITAFVVEKGMPGFSTAQKLDKLGMRGSNTCELVFQDCEVPAENVLGEVGGGVRVLMSGLDYERVVLSGGPLGLMAAALDVVLPYVHERRQFGEPIGSFQLMQGKLADMYVGLNACRAYVYAVARACDAGRTTRQDAAGAILYAAEKATWLTGQAIQVLGGNGYINDYPTGRLWRDAKLYEIGAGTSEIRRMLIGRELFERTK from the coding sequence ATGCTGATGCCGTCGTTGAATTTCGAGTTGGGCGAGGAGGTCGACCTGCTGCGCGACAGCGTCGCCGCCTTTGCCGCGCGCGAGATCGCGCCGCTGGCCGAGCAGGCCGACCGCGACAACGCCTTCCCCGCACCGCTGTGGCGCAAGCTCGGCGAACAGGGCCTGCTCGGCCTCACCGTGGAGGAGGAGTACGGCGGCAGCGCGATGGGCTATCTGGCGCACGTGGTGGCGATGGAGGAGATCTCCCGCGCCTGCGGCGCGATCGGCCTGTCCTACGGCGCGCATTCGAACCTGTGCGTGAACCAGTTGCGCAAGAACGCCAGCCCGGCGCAGAAGGCGCGCTACCTGCCGAAGCTGTGCAGCGGCGAGCACGTCGGCGCGCTGGCGATGAGCGAGCCCGGCGCCGGCTCGGACGTGGTGTCGATGAAGCTGCGCGCCGAGGCGCGCGGCGACCGCTACGTGCTCAACGGCAACAAGATGTGGATCACCAACGGCCCCGACGCCGACGTGCTGGTGGTCTACGCCAAGACCGACCCCAGCGGCGGCGCGCGCGGCATCACCGCGTTCGTGGTCGAGAAGGGCATGCCTGGCTTCAGCACCGCGCAGAAGCTGGACAAGCTCGGCATGCGCGGCTCCAACACCTGCGAACTGGTGTTCCAGGACTGCGAAGTGCCGGCGGAGAACGTGCTGGGCGAGGTCGGCGGCGGCGTGCGCGTGCTGATGTCCGGCCTGGATTACGAGCGCGTGGTGCTGTCCGGCGGTCCGCTGGGGCTGATGGCCGCGGCGCTGGACGTGGTGCTGCCCTACGTGCACGAGCGCCGCCAGTTCGGCGAACCGATCGGCAGCTTCCAGCTGATGCAGGGCAAGCTGGCCGACATGTACGTGGGCCTCAACGCCTGCCGCGCCTACGTGTACGCGGTGGCGCGCGCCTGCGACGCCGGCCGCACCACCCGCCAGGACGCCGCCGGCGCGATCCTCTACGCCGCCGAGAAGGCGACCTGGCTGACCGGCCAGGCGATCCAGGTGCTGGGCGGCAACGGCTACATCAACGACTATCCGACCGGGCGCCTGTGGCGCGACGCCAAGCTCTACGAGATCGGCGCGGGCACCTCGGAGATCCGCCGCATGCTGATCGGCCGCGAATTGTTCGAGCGGACCAAGTGA